Proteins from one Chryseobacterium arthrosphaerae genomic window:
- a CDS encoding efflux RND transporter periplasmic adaptor subunit, whose protein sequence is MKRVASGIALSVLLLAVGCNKKKEEKEEVTVYPVTSPVVMDTVINKEYVAQIQSVKNIEVRAQEKGFLEKIFVDEGQYVQAGQTLFRIMPKLYQAELLKAKAEVEQASIELKNASTLAGNNIVSKNEKAMAKAKLDAANAEMKLAQIHLSFTDIKAPFSGIINRIPLKLGSLVDEGDLLTSLSDNTSIYTYFNVSEPEYLTYQTHAADRGSNQVALITANGETYSQKGEIQTIEGEFDNETGNIAFRAKFPNPDKLLRNGETGKVQMSMPVHNALIIPQKATYEIQDQKYVFVIDKNGTAKSRNIKIAYELPDLYVVSSGISKGDQILLEGVQKVKDDQKIKTRFQNPEKVLQSLKLKAE, encoded by the coding sequence ATAAAAAGAGTTGCTTCGGGAATTGCGCTGAGTGTCCTTCTGTTGGCAGTGGGCTGCAATAAGAAAAAAGAAGAAAAAGAAGAAGTTACAGTGTATCCTGTGACATCGCCTGTAGTGATGGATACTGTGATCAACAAAGAGTATGTTGCACAGATCCAGTCTGTAAAGAACATTGAGGTCAGAGCCCAGGAAAAAGGGTTCCTTGAGAAGATCTTCGTGGATGAAGGACAGTACGTACAGGCAGGGCAGACTTTATTCAGAATTATGCCTAAACTGTATCAGGCAGAATTATTGAAAGCAAAAGCAGAAGTAGAGCAGGCTTCTATTGAACTGAAAAATGCAAGTACACTGGCCGGGAACAATATTGTTTCCAAAAATGAAAAAGCAATGGCCAAAGCCAAGCTGGATGCTGCCAATGCAGAGATGAAACTTGCCCAGATCCATTTGTCGTTTACAGACATCAAAGCACCGTTTTCCGGTATTATCAACAGAATTCCTCTGAAACTGGGAAGCCTTGTGGATGAAGGCGATCTGCTGACTTCATTGTCAGATAATACAAGCATTTATACCTATTTCAATGTTTCGGAGCCTGAGTATTTAACGTATCAGACCCATGCAGCAGACAGAGGCAGCAACCAGGTAGCCCTGATTACGGCAAACGGAGAAACCTATTCGCAGAAAGGAGAAATCCAGACCATTGAAGGAGAATTTGATAATGAGACCGGAAATATTGCTTTCAGGGCTAAATTTCCTAATCCGGACAAACTCCTGAGAAATGGTGAAACAGGAAAAGTGCAGATGTCTATGCCGGTTCATAACGCCCTGATCATTCCACAGAAAGCGACCTATGAAATTCAGGATCAGAAATATGTATTTGTGATCGATAAAAACGGTACAGCCAAATCCAGAAATATAAAAATTGCCTATGAGCTTCCGGATTTATATGTGGTAAGTTCAGGAATTTCAAAAGGCGATCAGATCCTTCTGGAAGGCGTTCAGAAAGTGAAAGATGATCAGAAGATCAAAACCAGATTCCAGAATCCAGAAAAGGTTCTCCAGTCATTGAAATTAAAAGCAGAGTAA
- a CDS encoding efflux RND transporter permease subunit codes for MFKKFIRRPVLSIVISLIIVFMGILSLVKLPVTQFPSISPPKVNITAEYPGANNELLIKSVVIPLERGLNGVPGMKYMTSDAGNDGEASIQIVFDLGTDPNVAAVNVQNRVSSVVNKLPPLVVREGVKITREEPNMLMYINLYSDDPKADQKFLFNYADINVMSELRRVSGVGFADILGTREYAMRIWLKPDRLTAYNISADEVMESLNEQSLEASPGKTGESSGKRSQSFEYVLKYPGRFNNEKDYGNIILKAKPDGESVRLKDVADIEFGSSMYDIYSTLNGKPSAAITVKQSYGSNASDVIKNVKALMKDLEKNNFPKGMHYDISYDVSRFLDASMEKVIHTLFEAFVLVAIVVFLFLGDWRSTLIPALAVPVSLVGTFAVMSAFGITLNMISLFALVMAIGVVVDDAIVVIEAVHAKMEEKHLSPLKATEEAMHEISGAIIAITLVMASVFIPIAFMSGPVGVFYRQFSITMASSIILSGVVALTLTPALCALILKNNHGKPKKKTPVTLFLDKFNNVFTKGAGKYEKMLNKTVTKKTITLPLLLAFCACTYFLSNSLPSGFIPAEDQGMIYAIIQTPPGSTLERTNQIARELLRESEDIDGVQSVSSLAGYEILTEGTGSNSGTCLINLKSWEERKESAAEIIEKLEEKAKNIPGANIEFFQPPSVPGYGAAGGFELRLLDKAGSGDYHKMEQVSNDFVKELKKRPELGSAFTFYSASFPQYMLRVDNDLAEQKGVTIAKAMDNLSTLIGSNYETSFIRFDRPYKVIVQAGPQYRALPTDLLKLYVKNDKDQMVPYSDFMRLEKVYGLSEITRHNMYNSAEVSGTPAPGYSSGQAIKAIQEVADKTLPRGFGIDWAGISKDEVSRGNEAVFIFLVCLGFVYLILSAQYESFILPLPVILSLPVGIFGAFLCLKLLGLENNIYAQVAMVMLIGLLGKNAVLIVEFAVQKKAEEGIPVAKAAIEGAAIRFRPILMTSFAFIAGLIPLVIATGPGAIGNRTIGTAAAGGMLIGTIFGLMIIPGLYYIFGTIAEKSRLARYEEENPLTEQTEPYEHDGKFED; via the coding sequence ATGTTTAAGAAATTCATTCGCAGACCCGTTCTGTCTATAGTAATCTCATTGATTATTGTATTTATGGGGATATTATCATTGGTAAAACTTCCGGTGACCCAGTTCCCTTCCATTTCTCCGCCTAAAGTAAACATTACCGCAGAATATCCCGGAGCCAACAACGAATTATTGATCAAATCCGTAGTCATCCCTTTGGAAAGAGGACTTAACGGAGTTCCGGGGATGAAATATATGACCTCAGATGCCGGAAACGACGGGGAAGCATCTATTCAGATCGTATTTGACCTGGGGACAGATCCCAATGTGGCCGCGGTAAACGTTCAGAACCGTGTATCTTCAGTGGTGAACAAACTGCCGCCTCTGGTAGTACGTGAAGGAGTAAAGATTACTCGTGAGGAACCGAATATGCTGATGTACATCAACCTGTACAGTGACGATCCGAAGGCTGACCAGAAGTTCCTTTTCAATTATGCAGATATTAATGTGATGTCTGAGCTCAGAAGGGTAAGCGGAGTTGGTTTTGCCGATATCCTCGGAACCCGTGAATATGCAATGCGTATCTGGCTTAAACCTGACCGTCTGACTGCCTATAACATTTCCGCAGATGAAGTGATGGAATCGCTCAATGAGCAAAGTCTGGAAGCTTCACCGGGAAAAACAGGGGAGAGTTCAGGAAAACGTTCACAGTCTTTCGAATATGTCCTGAAATATCCGGGGCGTTTTAATAATGAAAAAGATTACGGGAATATTATTTTAAAAGCCAAACCCGATGGCGAATCTGTAAGGCTGAAAGATGTTGCAGATATAGAATTCGGAAGTTCAATGTATGATATTTATTCTACTTTGAATGGTAAACCTTCTGCCGCAATTACGGTAAAACAGTCTTACGGATCCAATGCAAGTGACGTTATCAAAAACGTAAAAGCATTGATGAAAGACCTTGAAAAAAATAATTTCCCGAAAGGAATGCACTATGACATCAGTTATGATGTTTCCAGATTCTTGGATGCTTCTATGGAGAAAGTAATCCATACTTTGTTTGAAGCTTTCGTATTGGTAGCTATTGTTGTATTTCTTTTTCTTGGGGACTGGCGTTCAACACTTATTCCCGCACTGGCGGTTCCGGTTTCACTGGTAGGAACTTTTGCGGTAATGTCCGCCTTCGGAATTACGCTGAATATGATCTCGCTCTTTGCATTGGTAATGGCAATCGGAGTGGTAGTAGATGATGCGATTGTAGTGATTGAAGCGGTGCATGCTAAAATGGAAGAGAAACATCTCTCTCCTTTAAAGGCAACAGAAGAAGCCATGCATGAGATCAGTGGGGCGATCATCGCAATTACCCTGGTAATGGCATCGGTATTTATCCCGATTGCATTTATGTCTGGGCCGGTTGGGGTATTCTATCGTCAGTTTTCTATTACCATGGCATCATCCATTATCTTGTCAGGGGTTGTAGCTCTTACGCTGACACCTGCTTTATGTGCCCTGATCCTGAAAAATAACCACGGTAAGCCTAAAAAGAAAACTCCGGTTACCCTTTTCCTTGACAAATTCAATAATGTATTTACCAAAGGAGCCGGGAAGTATGAAAAGATGCTGAACAAGACCGTGACCAAAAAGACCATTACACTTCCATTGTTACTGGCCTTCTGTGCATGCACTTATTTCCTGAGCAATTCACTCCCTTCAGGATTTATTCCGGCAGAAGACCAGGGGATGATCTATGCGATTATCCAGACACCTCCGGGATCTACCTTGGAAAGAACGAACCAGATCGCAAGAGAGCTTCTGAGAGAATCTGAAGATATTGATGGGGTACAGTCTGTTTCTTCACTGGCGGGATATGAGATTCTGACAGAAGGTACCGGATCGAACTCCGGAACCTGTCTGATCAATCTGAAAAGTTGGGAAGAAAGGAAAGAATCTGCTGCCGAAATTATTGAAAAGCTGGAAGAAAAAGCCAAGAATATTCCGGGAGCCAATATTGAATTCTTCCAGCCGCCTTCCGTTCCCGGATACGGTGCTGCAGGAGGTTTCGAGCTTCGTTTGCTGGACAAGGCTGGAAGTGGAGACTACCATAAAATGGAACAGGTGAGTAATGACTTTGTAAAGGAGCTGAAAAAACGTCCGGAACTGGGATCTGCATTTACATTCTATTCTGCGAGTTTCCCTCAGTATATGCTGAGGGTAGACAATGATCTTGCTGAGCAGAAAGGGGTAACCATTGCAAAAGCGATGGATAACTTATCCACGTTAATCGGATCCAACTATGAGACCAGTTTCATCCGTTTCGACAGGCCGTATAAGGTGATTGTGCAGGCAGGTCCGCAATACCGTGCATTGCCAACAGATCTTCTGAAATTATACGTGAAAAATGATAAAGACCAGATGGTTCCTTATTCAGATTTCATGAGGCTGGAAAAAGTATATGGACTGTCTGAGATTACAAGACATAATATGTATAATTCGGCGGAGGTGAGTGGAACTCCCGCACCGGGATACAGTAGTGGCCAGGCCATCAAAGCAATTCAGGAGGTGGCGGATAAAACCCTTCCGAGAGGTTTCGGTATCGACTGGGCGGGGATTTCCAAAGATGAAGTAAGCCGTGGAAATGAAGCGGTATTTATCTTCCTGGTATGTTTAGGATTCGTTTACCTGATCCTTTCTGCACAGTATGAAAGTTTCATTCTTCCCTTACCGGTAATCTTATCACTTCCTGTAGGGATTTTCGGAGCATTTTTATGTTTAAAACTTTTAGGACTCGAAAACAATATCTATGCACAGGTGGCTATGGTAATGCTTATCGGACTTTTAGGTAAAAATGCGGTATTGATTGTGGAATTTGCTGTTCAGAAGAAAGCTGAAGAAGGTATTCCTGTAGCGAAAGCAGCTATTGAAGGGGCAGCGATCCGTTTCCGTCCGATCCTGATGACCTCATTTGCATTTATTGCCGGATTGATTCCATTAGTGATTGCCACCGGACCGGGAGCTATTGGTAACAGAACGATTGGTACTGCGGCGGCCGGAGGGATGCTGATCGGAACCATTTTCGGATTAATGATTATTCCGGGGCTGTATTATATTTTCGGAACCATCGCTGAAAAATCAAGATTGGCGAGATATGAAGAAGAAAATCCTTTAACAGAACAAACTGAACCTTACGAACACGATGGAAAATTTGAAGACTAA
- a CDS encoding TolC family protein, giving the protein MENLKTKNIITAIALSLVLASCKAPMATVIKDEVKENIPQNFNQEEQQDASNNSGTTPWRQFFTDPNLVSLIETALKNNQELLITLQEIEIAKSGVLAKKGRLTPTVSAGVGAGVKKAGRYTSEGAGDATTEIEPGKEMPDPLGNFGAGLNASWEIDIWKKLRTEKESAVAHYLSTVEGKNFVLSNLIEEVADNYYELLALDNQLDIIQQYIKLQQRALEISKIQKEAAAATELAVKKFEAELAKSKASEYTIRQQITEKENEINALLGRYPQPIVRTKENFMSTIPPTVYTGIPSQLLANRPDIKQAELELKASKLDVEAARKEFYPSLEISATLGLEAFKPSYLVKMPESIAYNLAGELAGPLINKSAIKANFQTADAKQIQALYEYDKVILRAYLDVANLMSKIKNIDQYYQLKSQETKALDQSIDIANQLFRNSRADYLEVLLNQRDALDAKMELIEAKQKQLSTVVDIYKSLGGGWK; this is encoded by the coding sequence ATGGAAAATTTGAAGACTAAAAATATAATCACAGCCATAGCGTTATCTCTTGTTTTAGCAAGTTGTAAAGCGCCTATGGCGACAGTCATAAAAGACGAGGTTAAAGAAAATATACCTCAGAATTTTAATCAGGAAGAGCAGCAGGACGCTAGTAATAACAGCGGAACAACCCCATGGAGACAGTTTTTTACGGATCCTAATCTTGTAAGCCTGATTGAAACGGCATTAAAGAATAATCAGGAGCTTTTAATCACGCTTCAGGAAATTGAAATTGCCAAGAGCGGTGTGCTTGCCAAAAAAGGAAGACTTACACCCACCGTTTCTGCCGGAGTAGGAGCCGGAGTGAAAAAAGCCGGCCGATATACCAGTGAAGGTGCTGGTGATGCCACTACAGAAATAGAACCGGGCAAAGAAATGCCGGATCCGCTTGGGAATTTCGGTGCAGGGCTGAACGCAAGCTGGGAAATTGATATCTGGAAAAAACTGAGAACCGAAAAGGAATCTGCAGTAGCCCATTATCTTTCAACAGTAGAAGGTAAAAACTTCGTGCTTTCTAATCTGATTGAGGAAGTGGCTGATAATTATTACGAATTACTGGCCCTGGATAATCAGCTGGATATTATACAGCAGTATATTAAACTTCAGCAAAGAGCGTTGGAGATTTCAAAAATCCAGAAAGAAGCTGCTGCTGCAACTGAATTGGCGGTGAAGAAGTTTGAAGCTGAACTGGCAAAATCCAAAGCATCAGAATATACGATTCGCCAACAGATTACGGAAAAGGAAAATGAGATCAATGCTTTGTTGGGAAGATATCCGCAGCCTATCGTCAGAACGAAGGAAAACTTTATGTCTACCATTCCGCCAACGGTGTATACGGGAATTCCGTCACAGTTATTGGCCAATCGCCCTGACATCAAACAGGCAGAGCTGGAATTGAAAGCATCAAAACTGGATGTGGAAGCAGCCAGAAAAGAGTTCTATCCATCGCTTGAGATTTCTGCAACGTTAGGATTAGAGGCATTCAAACCTTCCTATCTGGTAAAAATGCCGGAATCTATTGCTTATAATCTTGCAGGAGAACTGGCAGGTCCGCTGATTAACAAAAGTGCAATTAAAGCCAATTTTCAGACGGCAGATGCCAAGCAGATCCAGGCTTTGTATGAATATGATAAGGTCATTCTGCGTGCTTATCTGGATGTTGCCAATCTGATGTCAAAGATTAAAAATATAGATCAGTATTATCAGTTGAAATCCCAGGAAACCAAAGCCCTGGACCAGTCTATTGATATTGCGAACCAATTGTTCCGAAATTCCAGAGCTGACTATCTCGAAGTTCTTTTGAACCAAAGAGATGCACTGGATGCAAAAATGGAACTTATAGAAGCGAAACAGAAACAGCTGAGCACCGTAGTTGATATCTATAAAAGCTTAGGTGGTGGCTGGAAATAA
- a CDS encoding SGNH/GDSL hydrolase family protein, producing the protein MRDPDGRWMDANGHIDTSGNSNPFRDMAQSRILMNEFLGRHSGEGGGYLAFGETQAYTDLMTAFFNGGKGGITNKGGALRWWTDYDDPDPNVKGVGILGILKFKSSYEYDSDMHKISQDLRTWGGMLFLPISLHFNLLLIELFYMELILPLI; encoded by the coding sequence ATGAGGGACCCTGATGGTAGATGGATGGATGCAAATGGTCATATTGATACTTCAGGAAACTCTAATCCTTTTAGAGATATGGCTCAGTCTCGAATACTAATGAATGAATTTCTAGGACGACATTCAGGAGAAGGCGGAGGTTATCTTGCTTTTGGGGAGACTCAGGCATATACAGACTTAATGACTGCTTTTTTTAATGGAGGAAAAGGAGGAATTACCAATAAGGGTGGAGCTTTAAGATGGTGGACAGATTATGATGATCCCGATCCTAATGTGAAAGGAGTAGGTATTTTAGGCATCCTTAAATTTAAATCATCTTATGAATATGATTCTGATATGCATAAAATTTCCCAAGACCTTAGAACATGGGGGGGTATGCTTTTTCTGCCAATAAGTTTGCATTTCAACCTGCTGCTGATAGAGCTGTTTTATATGGAGCTTATTCTACCACTAATTTAG
- the map gene encoding type I methionyl aminopeptidase gives MSITTEDQMTGMQKVSEAVAYTLKAMTEYAKPGMTTKELDEYGAKILSDFGAKSAPYLTYGFPGWTCISVDNEFCHGIPTDQRVLKEGDLINIDVSAELHGYWADNGGSFIIGKDIHGHQKLVNASKEILQKAIDHIKGGVKIADIGFLMETEAKKRGLKVIKNLCGHGVGRSLHEEPDELLNYKNRFDTRRFKKNSVVAIETFIATDSSLAVEIEDGWTMVGNKGGYMAQHEHTIVVTDGKPIILTRMNEILN, from the coding sequence ATGTCAATAACTACCGAAGATCAGATGACCGGAATGCAGAAAGTAAGTGAAGCCGTTGCCTACACCCTGAAGGCCATGACTGAGTATGCAAAGCCGGGGATGACAACCAAAGAGCTGGATGAATATGGCGCGAAGATTCTTTCAGACTTTGGGGCGAAGTCTGCACCCTATCTGACGTATGGTTTTCCGGGCTGGACGTGCATCAGTGTGGATAACGAGTTTTGCCACGGGATCCCTACTGATCAAAGGGTTTTAAAAGAAGGAGATCTGATCAATATTGATGTTTCTGCAGAGCTTCATGGTTATTGGGCGGATAATGGAGGCTCGTTTATCATTGGAAAAGATATTCACGGGCATCAGAAGCTGGTAAATGCCTCCAAAGAGATCTTGCAGAAAGCAATCGATCATATAAAAGGTGGCGTAAAAATAGCAGATATCGGATTTTTAATGGAAACCGAAGCCAAAAAGAGAGGGTTGAAAGTAATCAAGAACCTTTGCGGTCATGGTGTAGGAAGAAGCCTGCATGAGGAACCGGATGAACTGCTCAATTATAAAAATCGTTTCGATACGAGACGTTTTAAGAAAAACTCGGTAGTGGCTATTGAAACTTTTATTGCAACAGATTCCAGTCTTGCTGTAGAAATTGAAGACGGCTGGACGATGGTAGGAAACAAAGGCGGATATATGGCACAGCATGAGCATACGATCGTTGTTACCGATGGGAAACCCATCATTTTAACCCGGATGAATGAAATATTGAACTGA
- a CDS encoding M20/M25/M40 family metallo-hydrolase — protein MKKFLLAVLGVLIIIAAIVLIKTYTYPFKKNTIVSGEGWKPVKNDSAIIRLSGGIKIPTVSTGNLGTFNYAPFDQFKTYLKTSYPLVYQHTENVEVNQYGLVFRLKGSNPALEPVLFLSHMDVVPPGDADIKNNEDNIFRPDDQPLEPVAKVAEDWDFAPFSGAVANGRIYGRGAIDMKGMLFSLLEAMNSMIKNKQTPQRDIYLAFGFDEEVGGQKGAIQIADYFKKKGLKFDAVYDEGGLIMRKGNVAGIDSDVAVVGCAEKGFLSAKIKVKGLGGHSSMPPMESAVGKAAVIMQRLEDHQMKPVITPLIKEFFNNIGGEMPFTTRLALANQWLLKPVLMSQLTKNNTTNALVRTTTALTMMKGSDGTNVLSPEVEFVVNFRLLPGNTVKDVREHIAKATEGFDVEVEEIDNTREASAISPTNTKAFKLIEAGVKEIHPGAIVTPYLTMAGTDAGKYEIVSKNVYRFMPIKINSAEQQSIHSTNEYLSIENYLKMIHYFEYLMKNYDK, from the coding sequence ATGAAAAAATTTCTTTTAGCCGTTTTAGGTGTTCTCATTATTATTGCTGCTATAGTTTTAATAAAAACATATACTTATCCTTTCAAGAAAAATACAATTGTATCAGGAGAAGGGTGGAAACCTGTAAAAAACGACTCTGCAATTATACGGCTGTCAGGGGGGATCAAAATACCCACCGTTTCCACAGGGAACCTCGGAACGTTCAATTATGCTCCGTTCGATCAGTTTAAAACGTATTTAAAAACCTCTTATCCTTTGGTATATCAGCATACGGAAAATGTTGAGGTCAATCAGTATGGATTGGTATTCAGGTTAAAAGGAAGCAACCCTGCCCTTGAACCTGTTTTATTCCTTTCCCATATGGATGTGGTGCCTCCCGGGGATGCAGACATCAAAAATAATGAAGACAATATTTTCCGTCCCGATGATCAACCTTTGGAACCTGTTGCAAAAGTTGCTGAAGACTGGGATTTTGCACCTTTTTCAGGAGCTGTAGCCAATGGAAGGATCTATGGCAGAGGTGCAATAGATATGAAAGGAATGCTTTTCTCCCTGTTGGAAGCAATGAACAGTATGATTAAAAACAAACAGACGCCCCAGAGAGATATTTATCTGGCTTTCGGTTTTGATGAAGAAGTAGGCGGCCAGAAAGGAGCCATTCAGATTGCAGATTACTTTAAGAAAAAAGGATTAAAATTCGATGCGGTATATGATGAAGGCGGGCTGATCATGCGAAAAGGAAATGTGGCAGGAATAGATTCCGATGTGGCTGTTGTAGGATGTGCCGAAAAAGGATTTCTTTCTGCTAAAATAAAAGTAAAAGGATTGGGCGGGCATTCTTCTATGCCTCCGATGGAAAGTGCTGTCGGGAAAGCTGCAGTCATTATGCAGCGTCTGGAAGACCATCAGATGAAACCGGTCATCACACCGCTGATCAAAGAATTCTTTAATAACATCGGGGGCGAAATGCCATTTACCACAAGGCTTGCATTGGCGAATCAATGGCTGTTAAAACCTGTTTTGATGTCACAGCTCACCAAAAACAATACAACCAATGCTTTGGTACGTACCACCACAGCACTCACGATGATGAAAGGAAGTGACGGAACCAATGTGCTGTCACCTGAAGTGGAATTTGTAGTCAATTTCAGACTTCTTCCCGGAAATACGGTAAAAGATGTCCGTGAGCATATTGCCAAAGCAACCGAAGGTTTCGACGTTGAGGTCGAAGAAATCGATAATACCAGAGAAGCCTCTGCAATTTCTCCCACCAATACGAAAGCCTTTAAATTAATAGAAGCCGGCGTCAAAGAAATTCATCCCGGAGCCATTGTTACACCATACCTTACCATGGCAGGAACCGATGCAGGGAAATATGAAATCGTCAGCAAAAATGTGTACCGTTTCATGCCTATTAAAATCAACAGTGCAGAACAGCAAAGCATCCACAGTACCAATGAATATCTCAGTATAGAAAACTACCTTAAGATGATTCATTACTTCGAATACCTGATGAAGAATTATGATAAGTAA
- a CDS encoding DUF2490 domain-containing protein — translation MILSIKNFFTGLFLLMCAGTLVQAQISPPGLGDANTAFWSAFGVKRQLDSLGKKQALSYIAIGRKSSPDNNALFSRQAIFVLNHEVYHSFAPHQQYSYAISYRRQPQYENEAPYDKENTEQEFRIYGRYAYTFDLGEKLKLKNTVRQEFRKFFDADFHKVEEDFQLRTRIKSQLTYNLSPKNNQKLAISAEALFSISHLNEPAPEWENFGYREMRIAAYYMFTIPNSPFTVDIGYMDDLIRGSRSIHHGGVHYLAADLIWNIPYKKKTTTGQGYPD, via the coding sequence ATGATATTGAGTATAAAGAATTTTTTTACAGGATTATTTTTATTGATGTGTGCAGGAACACTTGTACAGGCACAGATCAGCCCGCCCGGATTGGGAGATGCCAACACCGCTTTCTGGTCAGCATTTGGAGTAAAACGTCAACTGGATTCATTAGGAAAGAAGCAGGCTCTGAGCTATATTGCCATAGGACGTAAAAGCAGCCCGGACAATAATGCTTTATTTTCCAGACAGGCTATTTTTGTACTGAATCATGAGGTTTACCATTCATTTGCACCTCATCAGCAATATAGTTATGCCATCAGCTACCGCCGACAGCCTCAATATGAAAACGAAGCGCCCTACGACAAAGAAAACACTGAGCAGGAATTCAGAATCTATGGGAGATATGCCTATACTTTTGACCTTGGAGAAAAATTGAAACTGAAAAATACGGTACGACAGGAATTCAGAAAGTTTTTTGATGCTGACTTCCATAAAGTGGAAGAGGATTTCCAGTTACGAACCCGCATAAAAAGCCAATTAACCTATAACTTATCGCCTAAAAACAATCAGAAACTGGCGATAAGTGCCGAAGCTTTATTTTCTATCAGCCACCTTAATGAACCTGCTCCGGAATGGGAAAATTTCGGATATCGTGAAATGCGTATTGCTGCTTATTATATGTTTACCATTCCCAACTCTCCTTTTACGGTAGATATCGGCTATATGGATGATCTGATCAGAGGCAGCAGGAGTATCCATCATGGAGGTGTACATTATCTGGCTGCAGACCTGATCTGGAATATTCCTTATAAAAAGAAAACAACAACCGGCCAGGGTTATCCTGACTAA
- a CDS encoding bacteriocin-like protein has protein sequence MKNLKRISREDLKSLKGGKPGGSYGDVCSLGGNDICAQYGLECGLYFGHDNAIGTWYALRCI, from the coding sequence ATGAAAAATTTAAAAAGAATCAGCCGAGAAGACCTAAAAAGTTTGAAAGGAGGTAAGCCGGGTGGATCATATGGAGATGTGTGTTCATTAGGAGGCAATGATATTTGTGCACAGTATGGTTTAGAATGTGGATTATATTTCGGCCATGACAATGCAATTGGCACTTGGTATGCGTTACGATGCATATAA
- a CDS encoding GLPGLI family protein — MAKKYTLFFLLLYISFFVAQNLTVSYELNFKPSVVRKDSARSKLYFLDILNTESVFREAMRRESDSLMYYGNGFGLGYPANINEQLYIKKDLNQLLVFKYLVSPISRDIFYVKINEPLNWKLSEENKTIGNIKCQKAEVDYGGRVWIAWFAKEIPFQEGPYIFNGLPGLIVEIYDDHKDYLFKLIKIKKNKHKNLFVMKGGKEVSWEELAKFQQDYYTDPYSFTKSQSIKVMTDDGNGGLKKVDLRETAVSLRNNLKEYNNVIELNRKIDYK; from the coding sequence ATGGCTAAAAAATATACTCTATTTTTTCTTCTTTTGTATATATCTTTTTTTGTCGCACAAAATTTAACAGTCTCTTATGAGCTCAATTTCAAACCTTCAGTTGTACGAAAGGATTCCGCCAGGTCCAAACTGTATTTTTTGGATATTCTGAATACAGAATCTGTTTTTCGGGAGGCTATGCGCAGGGAATCTGATTCATTGATGTATTATGGCAATGGTTTTGGATTGGGGTATCCGGCCAACATAAATGAACAGCTGTATATCAAAAAAGATTTAAATCAACTTTTGGTTTTTAAATATCTGGTGTCACCGATAAGTCGGGATATATTCTATGTTAAAATAAATGAGCCGTTGAATTGGAAGCTTTCTGAAGAAAACAAAACGATCGGAAATATAAAATGTCAGAAAGCGGAAGTTGATTATGGCGGGAGAGTCTGGATCGCCTGGTTTGCCAAAGAAATTCCTTTTCAGGAAGGTCCTTATATATTCAATGGACTTCCAGGGCTTATTGTGGAAATCTATGATGATCATAAAGATTACTTATTCAAATTGATCAAAATAAAAAAAAATAAGCATAAAAATCTTTTTGTAATGAAAGGAGGGAAAGAAGTCAGTTGGGAAGAACTTGCAAAATTTCAACAGGATTATTACACCGATCCTTATTCTTTTACAAAATCCCAAAGCATTAAGGTCATGACTGATGACGGTAATGGAGGTCTTAAAAAAGTCGATCTTAGGGAAACAGCCGTTTCACTCCGGAATAACCTAAAAGAGTATAATAACGTCATAGAGTTAAATAGAAAAATAGATTATAAGTAA